AGCGGTCGTGGTAGAAGGCGTAGCCCTCGGCCAGGAGCCCCTCGGTGATCTGCCGGGGCAGGCGGCAGAAGAGGATGTTGGCCTCGGCGGCGCCGAGCAGTTCCACACCGGGCACCGCCTTGAGGCCCTCCTGCAGACGGGCCGCCATGGCGTTGGCGTGCGCCGCGTTGCGCAGCCACAGGCCGCCGCGGAGGTAGGCGTCCAGCTGGGCGGCCTGGAAGCGCATCTTGGAGGTGAGCTGGCCGGCCCGCTTGGTGCGAAAGGCGAGTTCGGGTGTGAGCGAGCGGTCGAAGACGACGATCGCCTCGGCGGTCATCGTGCCGTTCTTGGTGGCGCCGAAGGACAGCAGGTCGACCCCGGCCCGCCAGGTCAGCTCGGCGGGCGCGCAACCGAGGGCGGCGACGGCTCCGGCGAACCGCGCACCGTCCATGTGCAGGCGCAGACCGGCTTCCCGGGCGATCGACCCGAGGGTGCGGATCTCGTCGAGGGTGTAGACGGCTCCGGTCTCGGTGGCCTGGGTGACGCTCACCACCGAGGGTTCCACGCTGTGCACGTCTCCGGCCTTGTGCCGGGCGGCGGCCCGCAGCTCCTCCGGGTCGATCTTGGCGTCGTCACCGCCGAGCGGGACCAGCTTGGCGCCCGCCGTGTGGAACTCGGGCGCTGCGCACTCGTCGTTGTTGATGTGGCTGTCGCGGTGGCACAGCACGCTGCCCCAGGGCGGGGTCAGCGCGGCCAGGCTCAGCGCGTTCGCCGCGGTTCCCGTGGAGACCGGCAGGACGTCGACGTCACGCTCGAACATCTCGCTCAGCCCCTCCCGGACCGTGGCGGTGCCGTCGTCCGCCCCGTAGGGCAGGGCGGGGCCGGCGCTGACCGCGGCCACCGCCTCGACGATCTCCGGTGAGGCGCCGGCGGCGTTGTCGCTGCTGAAGACGCGTGCCGCGGGAGTGGCCCGGGTGGTGGTGGCGGCGGTGGTCGTGGTGAGGTTCATGGCGAAGGTCCTCGTGGTCGGTGTTCCCGTTCGGGCGTTTCCGTGGGCGGCGTCGTGCCGCCGGCGGGTCGGGCAGGTCGCGGCGCTCCGGCGGGTCAGGCGTCGCGGCGCTCCGGCGGGAGGGGCGGTCGGGCCGGATCCGCGGCCGCGATGAGCTGGCGCAGCGCGCCGTAGTAGACCTCGTGGTCGGTCACCGCGGGCACGATCGCGGCGAGGTTGCCGCTCAGCACCGGGAACTCCTCCGGGTCGAGGGCGGCCAGGGCGGTCCGGGTGGCCGTCCGCGCGGCCTTGGCGTCGCCGTGGTCGACGAAGCCCGCGCTGCCGAGGGTGAGCAGATACATGCGCCGGTAGGCCGTGATCGCCTCCTCGGGGCTCATGCCGGCGGCGAGGCTGTCGGCGAGCTGCGGCTCTACCAGGCGGGCCAGCAGGTGCGGCCCGAGCCAGGGCCGCGTACCCCGCAGGGCGAGCAGCCCCGGGCGTTGTGCCAGCAGCCGGTAGAGCGCGGTGAACCTGACCTCGGTGGCGGTGGCCCAGTCGGTGCCCGGCTGCGTCTCGGGCAGCTGGGCGGCCAGGTGGTCCAGGCACAGGTCCAGCAGTCCGGCGAGATCGACGCACCGGCGCTGAAGCGAGGCGAGGGAGATCTCCAGCCGCGCCGCCAGCGCCCGGAACGTCAGGGCTTCCGGACCGCCCTCGTCGACGAGGAGCAGGGCGGTCTCGGCGATGCGGTCCGGGGTGGCGCGATCCAGGGAGGGCGAGTGACGGGGCATGCGAGTCATCGTACGGTACGCTGTATCGCTCGTTCACGGCAGGAGCCTGACCCGGCACGTCGAGAGCGAGACAGTGGCGGAGCTGCTGCCGGCCGAGGGGCTGACCGTGGCGGGACGCGCTCCGGCGCGCCGTCGCCCCGCCGTCTGTCCGCCGGACTGATGACGCTGACGGCCGGGGCATCCCGCGACCTGTACAACGTACGGAGAGATCCCCCTCTGTCCGGGAGTCCCCATGGCCCGTATCCGCCGCACACGATCCGTCGACGCCCTGGACGCCATCGAGCCCCCGGACACCATCCAGGTGCTCGTCGGCGTGGTGTCGGTGACGGTCCTGGTGGAGTTCCTCGGCCTGGTCTCCGGATCCGAGGTGTGGCTCCTCGGGCTGCTGGTCTTCCTGCCGGGCACGGCGTCGGCGCTGTGCACGGTCCGGCAGACGGCCTTCGTCGCCGTGTGGACCACGCTCGTCGTCCTGTTCACCCTGCTGGTGCGGGGCGCCGAGGTGGGCCGGTGGCTCGACCGGGCCCTGCTGGTCCTGCTCACCCTCGCCCTGGGCGCGGCCTCCGTCTACGCCTGCCGCCGGCGCCTCGGACGCGAGCACGAGATGCTCCGCCTGCGCTCCACCGCCGCGGCGATGCAGCGGCACATCCTGCACCCCCTTCCCGTCCTGACCGACGACGTCCTCGTCAACGGCGTCTACGAGCCCCTGCAGGAGGACCGTCTCGTCGGCGGCGACATCTACGACGTGGTGGACTCGCCCTGGGGCAGCCGCGTGCTGATCGGGGACGTGCAGGGCAAGGGCCTGGCGGCCGTCGGCGCCGCGTTCGCCGTCATCGGGGCCTTCCGGGAGGCGGCCTACCGCGAGCCCACGCTCACCGCGCTGGTCGACGCCCTCGACGCCGCGGTGGTCCGCCACAACTCCCACGCGGAACAGACCGGTGACGACGAGCGCTTCGTGACCGCGCTCGTCGTCGGCGTGGACGCCGGACCGGAGGCGCAGATCGTCAACTGCGGGCACGTCCCGCCCCGGCTGGTGCGGGACGGCGTCGTCTCCACACCGCCGCTGGACTCCGGCGTCCCGCTCGGTCTCGCCGAGCTGGCGGACGCGCCCACGACGGTCAACTGGTGTGCGTTCCCGGAGGGTTCGACGCTGCTGCTGACCACCGACGGGCTCGACGAGACCCGGTCCGCCGACGGCACGTTCTACCCGGTCGAGGAACGGCTGACCGGGCACCTCGGCCTCTCCCCCGCCGAACTGCCCCGGGCCCTGTACGAGGACGCCCGCGCGTTCGCCGCCGACGACGGCGGGCACGACGACGTCGCCGTCCTGACCGTCCGCCGCTCTCCCCACCGCTGACCGGCGGCTCCACGCCGGCCGTCACCCGCCGATGACCTCGGCGGTCCGGCCCGCCGGCTCGACGAGGTTGGGCGAGTCGGCGCGCTGCTCCTGGTCGAAGGCGACCGCGTCGAACGCCGGGTCGGCCGGCGCGCTGTCCGGCGGGAAGGCCAGGACGACGAAGCGCGTGCCGCCCGGCGCCGGGAGCAGGCTGGTGAACTCCCGGCCGCGCGGGATCGGTCCGTCGCTGACCACGACCGACCTGCCGTTCCCGTCATGGCCGGTGACGACTTTGCGCATACGCCTGTCCCCCGTGTCCTCCGTACGCGTAGGCCGATCCTCTCCCCCGCCGACCCCCTCGGGCAGTGGGGGCAGGGCACCGCCGGACTCGCCCGACTCGGCCGAGACCGTCAGGGCTCCCAGTCGACGTACCGGACGTACTCCCCGGCCAGTGGGGTCCGCCGCTGGCGGTGCCGGTCAGGTCGTCCCGGCGGGGCCCGGCGGCAGGTGGACCGTCATGACCAGGTGGCACGTCCCGGTACCGGCACCGCGGTAGGTGTGCGGGGTGTCTCCGTCGAACGTGGCGGTCTGGCCGGCTTCCACGGTGTGTTCGGTGCCGTCGACGATCAGGGTCATCCGGCCGGAGGTGACACTGACGGTCTCCACGACTCCGGGCTGGTGGGGGTGGCTGGGGTACTCCTCGTCCGGCTCCAGGCGCCAGCGCCAGACCTCGACCGGGGCCGGGCCCGAGGTGGTCAGCACGAGCCGGGCCTCGCCGCCCCGTTCTCCGGTCCACAGCGGTGCGACGGCGTCGGCGGCCACGACGCGGACGCGGCCTTCGGCGGGTCCCTGCATCAGGGCGGACACCGGGACACCGAGGGTGTCGGCCAGCCGGACCAGTGTGGCCAGATTGGGATTGCCCTGGGCTTTCTCCAGCGCCACCAGGGCCCCCTTGCTGACCTGGGCACGGCGGCCGAGTTCCTCCAGGGACAGGCCCGCGCGGGTGCGGGCGGCCCGGACGTTGTGCGCGACCGTCCGCAGGGCTGCGCCCGTCTCGACCATCTGCTCTCTCCTCGCCGACAGGTCACCGGAATGCACCGTGCGGTCGTTCGGTTGACAGGGGTCGGTCGTTACGTTGTACCTTGCGGTCGTTCTGAAGATACCAGGGGGAGAATATCGCGCCGCCCCACCGCACGCCCACCGGAACGGAAACCCCGCCATGCCCGCCTTCCGCATCGCCCCCGCCGTCGCGGACGCCTTCCCCGACACCCTCATCGCCCTGGTCACCGCCACCGGCCTGCGCGGCCACGCGCCTTGGCCCCACACCGCCACCGCCCTGGACGAACTGGAGCGGCGGCTCGCCGACGGCACCTGGCAGCCCGCCGACGAGAACGATCCCCGCGTCGAGGCCTGGCACACTGCCTACCGCTCCTTCGGCACCAACCCGCGCCGCGTCCGCCCCAGCGTCGACGCGCTCGGCCGCCGCCTCGCCAAGAAGGGAACGCTGCCGCGCGTCAACCCGGCCGTCGACTCCTACAACGCCGTCTCCGTCCGCCACGGCCTGCCCGCCGGCGCCTTCGACCTGGACCAGGTCACCGGCGACGTGGACATCCGCCACGCGGACGGCACCGAGACCTTCACCCCGCTCGGCGAACCCGGCACCGTCGAGAACCCCAGGCCCGGCGAGATCGTCTACGCGGACAGCACCGGCGTCCTGACGCGTCACTGGAACCACCGCGACGCCCACCGCACCCGCGTCACCGCGGACTCCACCCACGTCGCCTTCGTCCTGGAAACGCTCCGCGCCACCTCCGACGGCCACCTCCTGAGGACCGCGGCGGAGGAACTGCGGGGCCTGCTCGCCCCGCACGCCGGCCAGACCACCGTGCACTACCTCAGCCCGGCACAGCCCCAGGCCACCACCTGAGCCCGCGCACGGGGCCGGAGTGTCCTCCGGTGCTGTTGGTACGCTCGTGAAGTGAGGTGTACAAGCTCGTCGTGATACCCGGGATGTCGTCAGCGAAGCAGCGCTTCGGGCGTGTGCGCGGTTGGTCTGCCGTGGTCGCCGCTGTGGCGGGCGCACTGGTCCTGAGTTCCTGCGCGGGCGGGAAGGGCACGGTGGACGACGGCCCGGCCGCGTCGCTGACACCCCCGGCGAAACCGGAGCCACTGTGGCCCGGCTACACCCCTCCTGCCACGCCCGGCCAGAACGCGCCGTACGAGGATCGGTACGCGCCGATCGTCGGCGTGCGGGTCTCGACGCCCGTGAGCCGCGCCGACGCCTGGAAACTGGTGGCGGCGGACACCAATCTGTCCTCCTACTTCCGCCGAGCCGCGGGCGCCTGTGCCGGTGCGGCGAGGGAGGAGTGTCCCCGGATGCGGCCGGTGGCGAACCGGGATCTCACGGGGGACGGCGAGGCCGAAGCGGTGGTGGCGCTGGACGATCCCGTCGACTCCCGGACCCTTCTGGAGGTCTACATGATCAACGGTCCGGCGGACGTCCGTCCCGTTCTGTCGACGTGGTTGCCGCTGGGCACCACGGCGTCCACGGTCGGCAGGGAGCTGCTGGTGACGTCGTCGGACCCCGGCACGCGCACCACCACGGTCAGCCGCTACCGCTGGAACGGAGAGATCCTGTCCCTGCGCGACGCCACCCGGTCGGACCGGACCGACCTTCCCGAGCCGGGGGCGTCGTGACGTCGCACGCCTCCGGCACGCCGGTCGAGGCCCGCCTGTTGCTGGTGGAGGACGACGAGGTGATCCGTGACATGCTCCAGGTGTCGCTGGAGCGCTACGGCTTCACCGTGTTCTCCGCCGGGGACGGGCTGACGGGGTTGGAGCTGTTCCGCGAGCTCCGGCCCGATCTTCTGCTGCTGGACGTGATGCTGCCCGAACTCGACGGGATCGGCCTGTGCCGCCGGGTCCGGGAGACGAGTACCGTGCCGATCCTGATGATGTCCGCCCGGGGCGACTCCCTCGATGTCGTCTCCGGTCTGGAGTCGGGAGCCGACGACTACGTCGTCAAGCCGTGCGAGAGCTCGGTCGTCGTGGCCCGGATCCGGTCACTGCTGCGGCGGGTCTCCTACGCGGCCCAGGCCTCCCCCGAGGGGAACGGGCGACCGTCCCCGGCATCGGAGCAGGCCGGCTCGGAACGGCTGTTGCGGTTCGGTGAGCTGTGCATCGACACCGACGGGATGGAGGTGACCCGGGCGGGCGCGCCGGTCGCCCTGACCCCGACCGAGCTGCGTCTGCTGCTGGAGTTCGCCGCGCACGCGGGCACGGTGCTGGACCGGGGCACCCTGCTGCGACGGGTGTGGGAACACGAGTGGGACCACGACACCCGGGTGGTCGACCTGCATGTGCAGCGGCTGCGCGCGAAGATCGGCGGCGGGTACATCGAGACGGTGCGTGGCTTCGGCTACAAGATGCGCCGATGAACCTCCGGTGGCGCATCGGCACGCTGGTCGTCTCCACGACGGCCGCCGCGGTGGCGTGCGTGGGCGTATGGGTGCATGTGGACGCCTACGACCGGGAGTTGAAGCAGGCCCGGTCAGCCGTCCGCACGGATCTCGACCGGGCCGCGTCGGTCTACGCCCGGACCGGTGAGGTACGCGGGACGGGTGCCCGCCTGGACGCCGAGCTCCCCGAGGGGCTGGCAGGGCTGGTACGCCGCGGGCATCACGGCACGGAACTGGTCGACGGGCCGCGGGGGCGACAGATGTGGGCGGCCCGCCCGGCCGGTGACCGGACGCTGTCGGTGACCGCGGACGTGGAGCCGACGCTGCGCGACCTGGAGGCGCTGGACGCGAGCATCGCCGTGGCCGGGGCGCTGACCTCCGGGGTGCTGCTGCCGGCCGGCGCCTTCACCGCCTCCCGCCTGAGCCGGCGCCTGCGGCTCGCGGCGGCCACGGCGACGCGGATCAGCCAGGGCGAGCTCGACGCGCGGATCGGCGTACCCGAACGGCCCCGGGACGAGATCGACGAGATCTCGCACGCCGTGGACACCATGGCGGCGGCCTTGCAGTCCCGCCTGCTGACGGAGCAGAGGTTCACCGCCGACGTCGCCCACGAGCTGCGTACGCCCCTGATGGGGCTGCTGACGGCGGCCGAGAACCTGCCCGAGGGACGGATCACCGACCACGTGCGCGAGCGGGTGCGGGCCCTGTGCTCCCTGACCGACGATCTGCTGGAGATCTCCCGGCTGGACAGCGGCGCCGAGGAACCCGACCTGTCCGCCTGGTCCTTGCGCCTGCTGGTCCAACAGGCCGTGGCGCGCGCCGACTTCCCGGTCCGCGTGGACCCGGTGGAGGACGGACACACGGCCACGCTGGTCCGCACCGACCCACGTCGGTTGAACCGTATCCTCGCCAATCTGCTGGCCAACGCGCACCGGCACGGCCGGCCCCCGGTGGAGGTCGCCGTCACGGCGACCTCGGTGACCGTGCGCGACCACGGGCGGGGATACCCCGAGGAGCTTTTGACCGATGGTCCCCAGCGTTTCCGCTCGCACGCTCCGGAACGCGGCACAGGACACGGACTGGGGCTGACCATCGCCCTGGGGCAGGCGGAGGTGATCGGCGCCCGGCTCCGGTTCGGCAACGCGCCCGACGGCGGCGCCGAGGCCGTTCTCACTCTGCCCGCGGCCCCTGACGAGCCCCTGTAACCCGCGGCGAACTCTCGCCGGTACAGAACAGATACACAACGGAGCGGGTTTCGATCGCCCGCGGACGGCCGCCGGAGGCAGGCCGTAGACCTGCGCGATCGACCATCGGCAGCACCCACCGCGAAGCACGTTCGCGGGCTGTCCGAATGGGAGAGCGCATGACCGACCCACGCCTTCCGGTCCGTGAGCCGCGCCGGCACGCCAGAGACCCCTCGACGCACCGGCGACGAACCACGGCCCGCCCGGCCCCCCGGGGCCGGTCCCGCCGCCGGACACGCCGGCTCCTGGTGACGACGACC
This genomic stretch from Streptomyces sp. Go-475 harbors:
- a CDS encoding XRE family transcriptional regulator — protein: MVETGAALRTVAHNVRAARTRAGLSLEELGRRAQVSKGALVALEKAQGNPNLATLVRLADTLGVPVSALMQGPAEGRVRVVAADAVAPLWTGERGGEARLVLTTSGPAPVEVWRWRLEPDEEYPSHPHQPGVVETVSVTSGRMTLIVDGTEHTVEAGQTATFDGDTPHTYRGAGTGTCHLVMTVHLPPGPAGTT
- a CDS encoding phenylalanine--tRNA ligase beta subunit-related protein gives rise to the protein MPAFRIAPAVADAFPDTLIALVTATGLRGHAPWPHTATALDELERRLADGTWQPADENDPRVEAWHTAYRSFGTNPRRVRPSVDALGRRLAKKGTLPRVNPAVDSYNAVSVRHGLPAGAFDLDQVTGDVDIRHADGTETFTPLGEPGTVENPRPGEIVYADSTGVLTRHWNHRDAHRTRVTADSTHVAFVLETLRATSDGHLLRTAAEELRGLLAPHAGQTTVHYLSPAQPQATT
- a CDS encoding TetR/AcrR family transcriptional regulator C-terminal domain-containing protein, encoding MPRHSPSLDRATPDRIAETALLLVDEGGPEALTFRALAARLEISLASLQRRCVDLAGLLDLCLDHLAAQLPETQPGTDWATATEVRFTALYRLLAQRPGLLALRGTRPWLGPHLLARLVEPQLADSLAAGMSPEEAITAYRRMYLLTLGSAGFVDHGDAKAARTATRTALAALDPEEFPVLSGNLAAIVPAVTDHEVYYGALRQLIAAADPARPPLPPERRDA
- the cseB gene encoding two-component system response regulator CseB → MTSHASGTPVEARLLLVEDDEVIRDMLQVSLERYGFTVFSAGDGLTGLELFRELRPDLLLLDVMLPELDGIGLCRRVRETSTVPILMMSARGDSLDVVSGLESGADDYVVKPCESSVVVARIRSLLRRVSYAAQASPEGNGRPSPASEQAGSERLLRFGELCIDTDGMEVTRAGAPVALTPTELRLLLEFAAHAGTVLDRGTLLRRVWEHEWDHDTRVVDLHVQRLRAKIGGGYIETVRGFGYKMRR
- a CDS encoding PP2C family protein-serine/threonine phosphatase, encoding MARIRRTRSVDALDAIEPPDTIQVLVGVVSVTVLVEFLGLVSGSEVWLLGLLVFLPGTASALCTVRQTAFVAVWTTLVVLFTLLVRGAEVGRWLDRALLVLLTLALGAASVYACRRRLGREHEMLRLRSTAAAMQRHILHPLPVLTDDVLVNGVYEPLQEDRLVGGDIYDVVDSPWGSRVLIGDVQGKGLAAVGAAFAVIGAFREAAYREPTLTALVDALDAAVVRHNSHAEQTGDDERFVTALVVGVDAGPEAQIVNCGHVPPRLVRDGVVSTPPLDSGVPLGLAELADAPTTVNWCAFPEGSTLLLTTDGLDETRSADGTFYPVEERLTGHLGLSPAELPRALYEDARAFAADDGGHDDVAVLTVRRSPHR
- a CDS encoding low specificity L-threonine aldolase, whose translation is MNLTTTTAATTTRATPAARVFSSDNAAGASPEIVEAVAAVSAGPALPYGADDGTATVREGLSEMFERDVDVLPVSTGTAANALSLAALTPPWGSVLCHRDSHINNDECAAPEFHTAGAKLVPLGGDDAKIDPEELRAAARHKAGDVHSVEPSVVSVTQATETGAVYTLDEIRTLGSIAREAGLRLHMDGARFAGAVAALGCAPAELTWRAGVDLLSFGATKNGTMTAEAIVVFDRSLTPELAFRTKRAGQLTSKMRFQAAQLDAYLRGGLWLRNAAHANAMAARLQEGLKAVPGVELLGAAEANILFCRLPRQITEGLLAEGYAFYHDRWAPGVVRFVTSFATTEHDIDDLVRAAARHAA
- a CDS encoding HAMP domain-containing sensor histidine kinase; translated protein: MNLRWRIGTLVVSTTAAAVACVGVWVHVDAYDRELKQARSAVRTDLDRAASVYARTGEVRGTGARLDAELPEGLAGLVRRGHHGTELVDGPRGRQMWAARPAGDRTLSVTADVEPTLRDLEALDASIAVAGALTSGVLLPAGAFTASRLSRRLRLAAATATRISQGELDARIGVPERPRDEIDEISHAVDTMAAALQSRLLTEQRFTADVAHELRTPLMGLLTAAENLPEGRITDHVRERVRALCSLTDDLLEISRLDSGAEEPDLSAWSLRLLVQQAVARADFPVRVDPVEDGHTATLVRTDPRRLNRILANLLANAHRHGRPPVEVAVTATSVTVRDHGRGYPEELLTDGPQRFRSHAPERGTGHGLGLTIALGQAEVIGARLRFGNAPDGGAEAVLTLPAAPDEPL